One genomic region from Evansella sp. LMS18 encodes:
- a CDS encoding carbohydrate ABC transporter permease, whose translation MKKALWYAAISIYALFMVFPLLWMLSTALKPSSEIFSLAPSFIPDNPTLDSFKTVLSMGAYRGYLMNSLFVAMSATIITIVLSTLAGYGFSKFRFKGRRQILYLFLSAQMIPAVILLMPIFFIMTNLGLIDTYLGLILAYVTFSLPFATWVMTAFFKRIPGDLVSAALIDGASHWQAFRKIVLPLAVPGMISAGIFSFLVAWDEFIFTLTLTTTEEKRTLPYGLYSFMGQYGVEWNQLMAASLIAVIPPLIIFLFLYKYFLRGFTGGALKD comes from the coding sequence ATGAAAAAAGCATTATGGTACGCAGCCATTTCCATTTATGCACTGTTCATGGTTTTCCCTCTGTTATGGATGCTGTCAACAGCATTGAAACCGTCCAGTGAGATCTTTTCTCTCGCTCCTTCCTTTATACCGGACAATCCCACTCTGGATTCGTTTAAAACTGTCCTCAGTATGGGCGCTTACAGGGGCTATCTTATGAACAGCTTGTTTGTAGCCATGTCTGCCACAATCATAACAATTGTCCTTTCAACACTTGCGGGATACGGTTTTTCAAAATTTCGTTTTAAAGGAAGAAGGCAGATACTGTATTTATTTTTAAGCGCTCAGATGATACCGGCTGTCATTCTGCTGATGCCGATCTTTTTTATCATGACAAACCTGGGGTTAATCGATACTTACCTAGGGCTGATTCTTGCCTATGTAACTTTCTCCCTTCCTTTCGCAACATGGGTAATGACCGCCTTTTTCAAACGGATTCCAGGCGACTTAGTATCAGCGGCTTTGATTGATGGAGCCTCCCACTGGCAGGCTTTCAGAAAAATTGTCCTTCCGTTAGCTGTACCGGGAATGATATCCGCCGGCATCTTTTCCTTTCTGGTCGCATGGGACGAGTTTATTTTTACCTTGACGTTAACAACTACTGAGGAAAAAAGAACGTTGCCGTACGGGCTGTACAGCTTTATGGGGCAGTACGGGGTGGAGTGGAACCAGCTGATGGCGGCCTCCCTCATCGCTGTCATCCCGCCATTAATTATCTTCCTGTTCCTCTACAAATACTTCCTGCGTGGGTTTACCGGAGGGGCTTTGAAAGATTGA
- a CDS encoding cupin domain-containing protein, whose product MYYNPNPYQYPYFSNMPMNRSGSTESQSQDTYSQVAGAVLDGLKRESASADLYSRLAEAAPDEEQKNEMLQALNHKRANINEFTILYMNLTGQQPVYETHRIAFDSYRDGLQKAQEAGAENYENYRNNAFHTPHPMVQNIFWHASACEQENLARFETMDGNTGGQDYGSRPFVVNIETATKQNNTFRTALWTGEHLQVTLMSIDVGDDIGLEVHPHLDQFLRIEQGKGLVQMGDSRNNLNFRQEASQDFAIMVPAGKWHNLTNTGNVPLKLYSIYAPPQHPFGTVHKTKAEALAAEEHHD is encoded by the coding sequence ATGTACTACAATCCTAACCCATATCAATACCCGTATTTTTCCAACATGCCCATGAATCGTTCCGGGAGTACAGAATCACAGAGCCAGGATACTTACTCCCAAGTTGCCGGGGCAGTACTTGACGGGTTAAAAAGAGAGTCTGCATCAGCTGATTTATACAGCCGGCTTGCCGAGGCAGCTCCAGACGAAGAGCAGAAAAACGAAATGCTGCAGGCTCTGAATCATAAACGAGCCAATATAAATGAGTTTACAATCCTTTATATGAACCTTACAGGGCAGCAGCCTGTATACGAGACTCACCGGATTGCTTTTGACAGCTATCGGGACGGGCTCCAAAAAGCACAGGAAGCAGGTGCTGAAAACTATGAAAATTACCGAAATAACGCTTTTCACACCCCGCATCCCATGGTGCAGAATATCTTTTGGCATGCTTCCGCCTGTGAACAGGAAAATCTGGCACGATTTGAAACAATGGATGGAAATACTGGAGGGCAGGATTACGGTTCGAGGCCTTTTGTAGTTAATATTGAAACAGCAACGAAGCAGAACAATACATTTCGCACTGCTTTATGGACAGGAGAGCATTTACAGGTGACGTTAATGAGCATAGATGTTGGCGATGATATCGGACTGGAGGTACACCCTCATCTTGATCAGTTCCTCCGGATTGAGCAGGGTAAGGGCCTTGTCCAGATGGGCGACAGCAGAAACAATTTAAACTTCCGGCAGGAGGCTTCTCAGGATTTCGCCATCATGGTTCCTGCTGGAAAGTGGCATAATTTAACCAATACAGGCAACGTTCCCCTGAAGCTTTATTCCATTTACGCACCGCCTCAGCATCCATTCGGCACTGTCCATAAAACGAAAGCGGAGGCCCTCGCTGCGGAAGAACATCATGATTAA
- a CDS encoding glucose 1-dehydrogenase yields the protein MNRYENKTVIITGGGSGLGKAAAVRVAQEGANLVLVDLNSEALEGSKKEILEAVPEAQVELVEANVAKEEDVKNYVQVTKEKFGRIDGFFNNAGIEGKQNLTEDFGSDEFRKVVDINLNGVFYGMKYVLEVMKEQGSGSVVNTASVGGIRGVGNQSGYAASKHGVVGLTKNSAIEYGQFGVSINAIAPGAIMTAMVEGSLKQMAGDNWEEAGKEFVSVNPMKRFGKPEEVASLVAFLLSGEASFINGSVINIDGGQSNKY from the coding sequence GCTGCAGTAAGAGTTGCTCAAGAGGGCGCAAACCTCGTGCTGGTAGATTTAAATAGTGAGGCGCTTGAGGGGAGCAAGAAGGAGATCCTCGAAGCCGTTCCCGAGGCACAGGTTGAACTTGTTGAGGCAAACGTGGCAAAAGAAGAGGATGTTAAAAATTATGTCCAGGTTACGAAGGAGAAATTCGGCAGGATCGACGGCTTTTTCAACAATGCAGGTATTGAGGGAAAACAGAATCTCACAGAAGATTTCGGAAGCGACGAGTTCAGAAAAGTAGTCGACATTAACTTAAACGGCGTCTTCTACGGCATGAAATATGTGCTGGAAGTAATGAAAGAGCAAGGCTCCGGATCTGTTGTCAACACAGCTTCTGTAGGAGGAATCCGCGGAGTAGGCAACCAGTCAGGCTACGCGGCGAGCAAGCATGGGGTTGTGGGATTAACGAAAAACTCAGCCATCGAGTACGGCCAGTTTGGAGTCAGCATTAATGCGATTGCTCCAGGTGCAATCATGACAGCAATGGTCGAAGGTTCTCTGAAACAAATGGCCGGAGACAACTGGGAAGAAGCTGGAAAAGAGTTTGTCAGCGTTAACCCAATGAAACGTTTCGGCAAGCCGGAAGAAGTGGCAAGCCTTGTAGCATTCCTGCTCTCAGGCGAAGCCAGCTTTATCAATGGTTCTGTCATCAACATTGACGGCGGACAGTCTAATAAATACTAA